In Helianthus annuus cultivar XRQ/B chromosome 8, HanXRQr2.0-SUNRISE, whole genome shotgun sequence, a single genomic region encodes these proteins:
- the LOC110873716 gene encoding ATP-dependent Clp protease ATP-binding subunit ClpA homolog CD4B, chloroplastic — translation MAGALVQSTSFPSAVSSESKVRSKRSGNTKRAVKMMSGLQAPPVRVRTFSGLRGVNALDNMVNRGQDFHSKVAIATSVRRAKPCRIVPKAMFERFTEKAIKVIMLAQEEARRLGHNFVGTEQILLGLIGEGTGIAAKVLKSMGINLKDARVEVEKIIGRGSGFVAVEIPFTPRAKRVLELSLEEARQLGHNYIGSEHLLLGLLREGEGVAARVLENLGADPNNIRTQVIRMVGESAEAVGAGVGGGTSGNKMPTLEEYGTNLTKLAEEGKLDPVVGRQPQIERVTQILGRRTKNNPCLIGEPGVGKTAIAEGLAQRIANGDVPETIEGKKVITLDMGLLVAGTKYRGEFEERLKKLMEEIKQSDEIILFIDEVHTLIGAGAAEGAIDAANILKPALARGELQCIGATTLDEYRKHIEKDPALERRFQPVKVPEPTVDETIQILKGLRERYEIHHKLRYTDDALVAAAQLSYQYISDRFLPDKAIDLIDEAGSRVRLRHAQLPEEAKELEKELRQITKEKNEAVRGQDFEKAGELRDREMDLKTQISALIDKNKEMSKAETEAGEEGPTVTEADIQHIVSSWTGIPVEKVSTDESDRLLKMEETLHTRIIGQDEAVKAISRAIRRARVGLKNPNRPIASFIFSGPTGVGKSELAKALAAYYFGSEEAMIRLDMSEFMERHTVSKLIGSPPGYVGYTEGGQLTEAVRRRPYTVVLFDEIEKAHPDVFNMMLQILEDGRLTDSKGRTVDFKNTLLIMTSNVGSSVIEKGGRRIGFDLDYDEKDSSYNRIKSLVTEELKQYFRPEFLNRLDEMIVFRQLTKLEVKEIADIMLKEVFERLKGKEIELQVTERFRDRVVEEGYNPSYGARPLRRAIMRLLEDSMAEKMLARDIKEGDSVIVDVDSDGNVTVLNGSSGAPPEALPEPISV, via the exons ATGGCGGGGGCTTTGGTGCAATCTACCAGCTTTCCTTCTGCAGTTTCAAGTGAAAGCAAGGTCCGTTCAAAGCGATCTGGTAACACAAAAAGAGCAGTCAAGATGATGTCGGGCTTACAAGCTCCTCCAGTGCGGGTGCGGACTTTTTCCGGTTTGCGAGGAGTCAACGCTTTAGACAACATGGTAAACAGAGGCCAGGATTTCCACTCAAAAGTCGCAATAGCCACCTCAGTTCGGAGAGCAAAGCCTTGTAGAATTGTACCAAAGGCCATGTTTGAACGCTTCACAGAGAAAGCAATTAAAGTAATTATGCTTGCACAAGAGGAAGCACGACGACTCGGTCACAATTTTGTGGGTACAGAGCAGATTTTATTAGGTCTTATCGGTGAGGGCACTGGCATTGCAGCAAAAGTGCTGAAGTCAATGGGAATTAACTTGAAGGATGCACGTGTTGAAGTGGAAAAAATTATTGGTAGGGGTAGTGGATTCGTTGCTGTAGAGATTCCATTCACTCCTCGTGCCAAACGTGTACTGGAATTGTCACTAGAGGAGGCGCGTCAACTTG GTCATAATTATATTGGATCAGAGCACTTGCTTCTTGGTTTGCTTCGTGAGGGTGAAGGTGTAGCAGCTCGTGTTCTTGAGAATTTAGGTGCAGATCCAAATAACATCCGCACACAG GTGATCAGGATGGTTGGTGAGAGTGCCGAAGCAGTGGGTGCTGGAGTTGGTGGTGGGACCTCTGGTAATAAGATGCCAACACTGGAGGAATACGGTACCAACTTGACAAAGCTAGCGGAGGAG GGTAAGCTGGATCCGGTTGTTGGAAGGCAGCCACAAATTGAACGCGTTACCCAAATTCTGGGGCGGCGTACGAAGAACAATCCCTGCCTCATCGGAGAGCCTGGTGTCGGAAAGACCGCCATTGCAGAAGGCCTTGCACAAAGGATTGCAAATGGTGATGTTCCAGAAACGATCGAGGGGAAGAAG GTGATTACTCTGGATATGGGTCTCCTTGTTGCTGGCACGAAGTACCGTGGGGAGTTTGAGGAGAGACTAAAGAAGCTCATGGAGGAAATCAAGCAAAGTGATGAAATTATTCTCTTTATTGACGAGGTCCATACGTTAATTGGTGCTGGAGCAGCAGAGGGGGCTATTGATGCTGCTAACATCTTGAAGCCTGCTCTTGCTAGAGGAGAATTACAG TGTATTGGGGCAACGACCCTTGATGAGTACCGAAAGCATATTGAGAAGGACCCAGCACTGGAGAGACGGTTCCAGCCCGTAAAGGTACCTGAGCCCACAGTTGATGAAACCATACAGATTTTGAAGGGTCTTCGAGAACGATATGAAATTCACCACAAACTCCGCTACACCGATGATGCACTGGTAGCTGCTGCCCAGCTCTCATATCAGTACATTAG TGACCGTTTTCTGCCTGATAAAGCTATTGACTTAATCGATGAAGCCGGTTCTCGTGTTAGACTTCGTCATGCACAA CTCCCAGAAGAAGCTAAAGAGCTTGAGAAAGAACTTAGGCAGATAACAAAAGAAAAGAACGAGGCAGTTCGTGGCCAGGACTTTGAAAAG GCTGGGGAGTTACGGGATCGGGAAATGGATCTCAAGACTCAAATATCAGCTCTTATAGACAAAAACAAAGAGATGAGCAAAGCCGAGACAGAGGCAGGAGAGGAGGGCCCCACTGTAACCGAAGCAGACATTCAGCACATTGTCTCATCATGGACCGGTATACCTGTGGAAAAAGTCTCCACAGATGAATCAGACCGTCTCCTCAAAATGGAAGAAACACTCCACACACGAATCATCGGTCAAGATGAAGCGGTCAAGGCCATAAGCCGTGCCATCCGCCGTGCCCGTGTTGGACTCAAAAACCCGAACCGCCCCATCGCCAGTTTCATCTTCTCTGGACCAACCGGTGTTGGTAAATCTGAACTCGCGAAAGCTTTGGCCGCGTACTACTTTGGCTCAGAAGAAGCCATGATCCGGCTCGACATGAGCGAGTTCATGGAGAGACACACCGTCTCAAAGCTCATCGGTTCACCTCCTGGGTACGTTGGTTACACAGAGGGTGGTCAGTTAACTGAGGCGGTCCGCCGCCGCCCTTACACCGTCGTCTTATTCGACGAAATCGAAAAAGCTCACCCCGATGTCTTCAACATGATGCTTCAAATCCTTGAAGACGGAAGGCTGACTGACAGCAAAGGACGAACTGTTGACTTCAAGAACACACTTCTAATCATGACTTCAAACGTTGGTAGCAGCGTAATCGAAAAAGGCGGCCGGAGAATCGGGTTTGACCTTGACTATGACGAGAAGGACAGCAGCTACAACAGAATTAAGAGCCTGGTGACCGAAGAACTTAAGCAATATTTCAGGCCTGAATTCTTGAACAGGTTAGACGAAATGATTGTGTTCAGACAGTTGACCAAACTCGAAGTCAAAGAGATTGCTGATATAATGTTGAAGGAAGTTTTCGAAAGGCTAAAAGGAAAGGAAATCGAGCTTCAAGTGACTGAGAGGTTTAGAGACCGGGTTGTGGAGGAAGGGTACAACCCGAGCTATGGTGCAAGGCCGCTTAGACGGGCAATCATGAGGCTACTGGAGGACAGTATGGCGGAAAAGATGCTTGCACGTGATATCAAGGAGGGCGATTCTGTCATTGTCGATGTTGATTCTGATGGTAACGTGACGGTTCTGAATGGTAGCAGCGGTGCTCCACCTGAAGCATTGCCGGAGCCGATCTCAGTGTAG
- the LOC110873715 gene encoding putative pentatricopeptide repeat-containing protein At1g64310 has translation MTLVWYIMFVHFKSLIFELSKLSQPLTRTKSLHALLIKTCLYHDPFYATKTIRLYATNDDLYSARNLFDEMPNRTVYLWNSIIRAYAQTHHFRDAFTMFKDMLTSETQPDSFTFACILRACAENHDVKGVKFVHGQVVVFGLGLDSVSGSALVSGYSKLGLVDDARMVFDGLDRHDLVLYNAMIAGYGSCGDWDRGLRLFVVMRRMGNRPDGYTVVGLLSGFTRSNLLEIGQGIHGYCLRNGFDSNAHISSVLVSMYSRCGCMNSAYKVFNSLSHPDLVTWSALISGFSQSRECNKALIFFKKMNYEGRKSDTVLVAALLAATAQLAVLAPGIEIHGYAIRHNLDSDTMVSSALIDMYSKCGFLEMGLKVFDHMPKRNMVSYNSVIASLGLYGLASEAYNVFREAVEQGLKPDESTFCALLSACSHAGLINEGRDIFKRMDVEFGVEAKTEHYVHFVKLLGMVGELEEAYDLICSLGDDVDSGIWGALLSCCDVHNDSKLAEIVARRVFDKERDGSKYKIMVSNFHAGNGRWDVVENLRDDLDDVGKKKTCGISWIEI, from the coding sequence ATGACCCTGGTTTGGTATATAATGTTCGTTCATTTCAAGTCACTTATCTTCGAACTCTCCAAACTAAGTCAACCCCTAACAAGAACAAAATCACTCCACGCTTTACTAATCAAGACCTGTCTATACCATGACCCATTTTACGCAACAAAAACCATCAGATTATACGCAACCAATGACGATCTTTACTCTGCACGCAACCTGTTCGACGAAATGCCTAACCGAACCGTCTATCTCTGGAACTCCATAATAAGAGCCTACGCGCAAACCCATCATTTCCGCGATGCATTTACGATGTTCAAAGACATGCTCACCTCAGAAACACAGCCTGATAGTTTCACATTCGCTTGCATTTTACGCGCTTGTGCTGAAAACCATGATGTTAAAGGTGTTAAGTTTGTGCATGGACAAGTGGTTGTTTTTGGTCTGGGACTGGATTCTGTTTCTGGTAGTGCGCTTGTGTCGGGTTACTCGAAACTGGGTCTTGTTGATGATGCTAGAATGGTGTTTGATGGGTTAGATAGACATGATTTGGTTTTGTATAACGCGATGATCGCGGGTTATGGAAGTTGTGGAGATTGGGACAGAGGGTTGCGTTTGTTTGTTGTGATGAGGAGAATGGGAAACCGGCCTGATGGGTATACGGTGGTGGGGTTGTTATCCGGTTTTACGCGGTCTAACTTGCTGGAAATCGGTCAGGGAATTCATGGTTACTGTTTAAGAAACGGGTTTGATTCTAATGCGCATATAAGTAGTGTGCTCGTAAGTATGTATTCAAGGTGTGGATGTATGAATTCGGCCTACAAAGTATTTAATAGTTTGTCACATCCAGATTTAGTAACATGGTCCGCTTTAATATCTGGTTTTTCGCAATCCCGAGAGTGTAATAAAGCCTTGATATTTTTCAAGAAAATGAACTATGAAGGTAGAAAATCTGATACGGTATTAGTTGCTGCGTTACTTGCTGCTACCGCACAATTGGCAGTTCTAGCACCGGGGATTGAGATACACGGTTACGCGATCCGCCATAACCTAGATTCGGATACCATGGTGTCTTCCGCTTTGATAGACATGTATTCGAAGTGCGGTTTCTTGGAAATGGGACTCAAGGTGTTCGATCATATGCCCAAGAGAAACATGGTTTCTTACAATTCAGTAATAGCAAGTCTTGGTTTGTACGGTCTTGCATCCGAGGCGTATAACGTGTTTCGCGAGGCTGTTGAACAAGGTTTAAAACCTGATGAGTCTACTTTTTGTGCTCTATTATCCGCTTGCTCCCATGCTGGTCTTATTAACGAAGGCCGTGATATTTTCAAACGAATGGATGTTGAATTTGGCGTCGAAGCGAAAACTGAGCATTATGTTCACTTTGTGAAACTGCTTGGGATGGTGGGAGAGTTGGAAGAGGCTTATGATCTTATTTGTTCTTTGGGAGATGACGTGGATTCGGGGATATGGGGTGCGCTTCTTTCTTGTTGTGATGTACATAATGATTCGAAGCTTGCGGAAATTGTAGCACGTCGAGTGTTTGATAAAGAACGAGACGGAAGCAAGTATAAGATTATGGTTTCTAATTTCCATGCTGGAAATGGGAGGTGGGATGTTGTGGAAAACTTGAGGGATGATTTAGATGATGTGGGAAAGAAGAAAACTTGTGGGATTAGCTGGATTGAGATTTAA